Proteins encoded by one window of Pelmatolapia mariae isolate MD_Pm_ZW linkage group LG14, Pm_UMD_F_2, whole genome shotgun sequence:
- the gosr1 gene encoding Golgi SNAP receptor complex member 1 — MAGIGSSTYWEDLRKQARQLENELDLKLVSFSKLCTSYSSSRDGRRGDTSDTTPLLNNSTQDRMFDTMSVEIEQLLAKLTAVNDKMAEYTNSPGAAALNAALMHTLQRHRDILQDYTHEFHKTKGNFLAIREREDLLGSVRKDIETYKSGSGVNNRRTELFLKEHEHLRNSDRLMDDTISIAMATKENITFQRGMLKSIQSKVNTLANRFPAINNLIQRINLRKRRDSLILGAVIGVCTILLLLYAFH, encoded by the exons ATGGCAGGAATAGGAAGCAGCACGTACTGGGAAG ATCTGCGAAAGCAGGCCAGACAGTTGGAGAACGAACTTGACCTGAAGTTGGTCTCTTTCAGTAAATTATGCACCAGCTACAGCAGCTCCAGAGATGGACGTCGAGGAGACAC gtcAGACACCACACCTCTGCTAAACAACTCTACCCAGGACAGGATGTTTGACACCATGTCAGTGGAGATTGAACAGTTGCTAGCCAAA ctgactgcagtgaATGACAAGATGGCGGAGTACACCAACTCTCCGGGCGCAGCTGCTCTCAACGCTGCTCTCATGCACACGCTCCAGAGGCACAGGGACATCCTACAG GACTACACACATGAATTCCACAAAACCAAAGGCAACTTTTTGGCCATCCGGGAAAGGGAAGACCTTCTAGGGTCTGTCAGGAAAGACATTGA GACATACAAGAGCGGTTCTGGGGTCAACAACAGAAGAACAGAGCTGTTCCTAAAGGAGCATGAGCATCTGAGAAA CTCAGATCGACTGATGGATGACACAATAAG caTTGCTATGGCGACCAAGGAGAACATAACCTTCCAAAGGGGCATGCTGAAATCCATACAGAGCAAGGTCAATACTCTGGCCA ACCGTTTCCCAGCTATCAACAACCTCATTCAGCGAATCAACCTGCGAAAGAGAAGGGACTCTCTGATCCTTGGCGCGGTGATTGGCGTTTGCACCATTCTCCTCCTGCTCTATGCCTTCCACTGA